A genomic stretch from Triplophysa dalaica isolate WHDGS20190420 chromosome 4, ASM1584641v1, whole genome shotgun sequence includes:
- the rabl6b gene encoding rab-like protein 6 isoform X2 has translation MFSALKKLVGSEPAGPIKDKNIPAGLQSMNQSLQRRFAKGVQYNMKIVIRGDRNTGKSTLWHRLQGMKFQEEYIPTQEIQATSIHWNYKTTDDVVKVEVWDVVDKGQKIPIPEGVGKGKKRGETLKLENEPQETESEMALDAEFLDVYKNCNGVILMFDITKQWTYNYILRELPKVPTHVPVCVLGNYRDMGEHRVVLPDDIRDFIAGLNRPLGSSYIHYAESSMKNGFGLKYLHRFFNIPFLQLQRETLLRQLETNQLDIDATLEELTVQQETEDQNYDIFLEMIDSRGKGFNSPGPANGQSPSSGSQSPIVPQSGCSTSSSSPCSPQQPPIPSQAPKSPSPSPSPPPPIIPSTQAPAYSPSPSPAHHDPAICAPAQASAPQPQKRSFISRLFGTASTQEPSDVTQEAEAAPPLVQSVDDFVPDEGLDKSFLDDSLTSNTRHAMNNQPSTTGIGDSDSDGEGREGNPMVAGFQDDLDPDDVELEPTESVTNTGHYITLSSDEEGPKPTVEQDEDLDLEPHKHLDALDLSSLEDKPQSVNPLIQAQDNSQNVETSMLNPIPVHTTQPHQTSSESGETAEPRAQHLKEKEMSAQAESSDTDQDAPLAKQMLSFIMDDPDFESEEEVVQKVTKVSFPVRDDLPNLSDDDITTAKIPEPLKPTVLSFKSKNDEDLFGLGIEERSIKSRDSSEEQDEKESKHSKEKKKKKKKSKEEDDKSSKKKHKHKKKEKDEAGGTGDEKEKKKRKSRTKKTDDLEAFLTVEEGTTQREEGDYEEL, from the exons ATGTTTTCCGCTCTAAAGAAGCTGGTTGGCTCTGAGCCAGCTGGTCCGATAAAGGACAAGAACATCCCTGCCGGCCTACAGTCCATGAACCAGAGTCTGCAGAGACGATTCGCCAAAGGAGTTCAGTACAACA TGAAAATAGTAATCAGAGGAGACAGAAACACGGGAAAGAGCACCCTGTGGCATCGGCTCCAGGGTATGAAGTTTCAGGAAGAATACATCCCCACTCAGGAGATCCAGGCCACTAGTATCCACTGGAATTACAAAA CTACTGACGATGTGGTGAAGGTGGAGGTGTGGGACGTGGTAGATAAAG GCCAAAAAATCCCCATTCCTGAAGGTGTAG GCAAGGGGAAAAAGAGGGGTGAAACTTTGAAGTTGGAGAATGAACCTCAAGAG ACAGAGAGTGAAATGGCTTTGGACGCTGAGTTTCTGGACGTGTATAAGAACTGCAATGGTGTGATCCTGATGTTTGACATCACCAAACAGTG GACTTACAATTATATTCTGCGGGAGCTGCCTAAGGTGCCCACTCACGTGCCGGTTTGTGTTCTTGGTAATTATCGTGACATGGGAGAACACAGAGTCGTGTTGCCTGATGATATCCGTGACTTCATTGCTGGCCTTAACAG GCCCCTTGGCTCCTCTTACATCCATTATGCAGAATCTTCCATGAAGAACGGCTTTGGTTTGAAATATTTGCACCGATTTTTCAACATTCCATTCCTACAGCTTCAG CGAGAGACCCTGTTACGCCAACTGGAGACCAATCAGTTGGACATTGATGCCACGCTAGAAGAGCTAACAGTCCAACAGGAGACGGAAGATCAGAACTATGATAT TTTCCTGGAAATGATTGATTCTCGCGGTAAAGGCTTCAACTCCCCCGGCCCTGCTAATGGACAGAGCCCGTCCTCCGGCTCGCAGTCTCCCATCGTTCCTCAGAGCGGATGCTCCACCAGCAGCTCCAGCCCCTGTAGCCCCCAGCAGCCACCCATTCCTTCCCAGGCCCCGAAGTCTCCGTCACCTTCTCCGTCCCCTCCTCCTCCCATTATTCCTTCAACCCAAGCGCCCGCTTATTCTCCCTCCCCTTCTCCCGCCCACCACGACCCAGCCATATGTGCTCCAGCGCAGGCTTCTGCTCCTCAACCCCAGAAGCGCAGCTTCATTTCCAGGCTCTTTGGCACAGCTTCTACACAGGAGCCTTCGGATGTCACCCAAG agGCAGAAGCCGCTCCTCCTCTAGTTCAGAGCGTGGATGATTTTGTGCCAGATGAGGGACTAGACAAAAGCTTCCTGGACGACAGTCTGACTTCTAACACGAGACACGCCATGAACAATCAGCCCTCTACAACAGGCATTGGAGACAGTGACAG TGATGGTGAAGGAAGAGAGGGTAACCCTATGGTCGCTGGGTTCCAGGATGATTTGGACCCAGATGATGTAGAACTGGAGCCCACAGAATCTGTTACCAATACAGGCCATTATATCACTCTCTCCAGTGATGAGGAGGGTCCAAAACCTACCGTAGAACAGGATGAAGATTTGGATCTTGAACCTCACAAACACTT GGACGCGTTGGATTTATCATCACTGGAAGATAAACCGCAATCTGTAAACCCCTTGATCCAGGCCCAGGACAACAGTCAGAATGTAGAGACTTCTATGCTTAACCCTATTCCAGTACACACTACTCAACCACACCAAACTTCATCAGAATCAGGAGAAACTGCAGAGCCACGAGCACAGCACCTTAAAGAGAAGGAGATGTCAGCTCAGGCCGAGTCCTCCGACACAGACCAAGATGCACCATTGGCCAAACAGATGCTTTCTTTCATCATGGATGACCCTGATTTCGAGAGCGAGGAAGAAGTTGTGCAGAAAGTGACTAAG GTCTCCTTTCCAGTTAGAGATGATCTACCCAATCTGTCTGATGATGACATCACCACGGCTAAAATCCCAGAGCCCCTGAAACCCACCGTGTTGTCCTTCAAAAGCAAGAATGATGAAGACCTCTTTGGCCTCGGTATAGAGGAGAGGTCAATCAAAAGTAGAGACAGCAGCGAGGAGCAAGATG aaaaagaaagcaagcattctaaagaaaagaagaaaaagaaaaagaagagtaAAGAG gAGGATGATAAGAGCAGcaagaagaaacacaaacacaagaaaaaagagaaagatgaGGCAGGAGGGACTGGAGatgaaaaagagaagaaaaaaagaaaatcacgaACCAAGAAAACGGACGATCTTGAAGCTTTTCTGACTGTTGAAGAAGGCACCACACAAAGAGAGGAGGGAGATTATGAGGAACTGTAA